One region of Streptomyces sp. NBC_00442 genomic DNA includes:
- a CDS encoding 2-oxoglutarate and iron-dependent oxygenase domain-containing protein: protein MIPVIKLADLEARRPESLELLHASLRDNTLVHVDARTELGAGFFSDLYGQTRSFFALPEERKKALDIDKSPNYRGYVGQGTEYTNGVPDLKESFEFGKETPAPEGERLHWYGLYGDNQWPGEATLPGFRAVVDAYSAAMDRIALAALACLQLTLDQEADPEKGVTGGELCSFSRLIYYRDPKGFGAGEARLERHTDSGLLTIGLQNAAGLEAQAANGEWLRVEPPADVFTVFPGELMEIWTHGYYRACAHRVRNAALSGERLSYASFFLPDLQRELVPMDRATSARLSGPLSVPGANPWLAGGSELPPATPIGQLEWDRMNVIFPGRDTAEAETQKGQVQ, encoded by the coding sequence ATGATCCCGGTCATCAAGCTCGCCGACCTTGAGGCACGGCGCCCCGAGTCCTTGGAACTGCTGCACGCTTCCCTGCGGGACAACACCCTGGTTCACGTGGACGCGCGTACGGAGCTCGGTGCCGGGTTCTTCTCGGATCTGTACGGGCAGACCCGGTCCTTCTTCGCGCTGCCCGAGGAGCGCAAGAAGGCGCTGGACATAGACAAGTCGCCGAACTACCGCGGCTACGTCGGCCAGGGCACGGAGTACACCAACGGCGTGCCGGACCTGAAGGAGTCCTTCGAGTTCGGCAAGGAGACACCGGCGCCCGAGGGCGAACGGCTCCACTGGTACGGCCTGTACGGAGACAACCAGTGGCCCGGCGAGGCGACGCTGCCCGGCTTCCGGGCGGTCGTGGACGCCTACTCGGCGGCCATGGACCGGATCGCGCTGGCCGCCCTCGCCTGCCTGCAACTGACGCTGGACCAGGAGGCCGACCCGGAGAAGGGCGTCACCGGCGGGGAGCTCTGCTCCTTCTCGCGGCTGATCTACTACCGCGACCCGAAGGGCTTCGGCGCCGGCGAGGCCCGTCTGGAGCGGCACACCGACAGCGGTCTGCTCACCATCGGGCTGCAGAACGCGGCGGGCCTCGAAGCCCAGGCGGCCAACGGTGAGTGGCTCCGCGTCGAGCCGCCCGCCGACGTGTTCACCGTCTTTCCCGGTGAACTGATGGAGATCTGGACCCACGGCTACTACCGGGCGTGCGCGCACCGGGTCCGCAACGCGGCCCTCAGCGGCGAGCGCCTCTCGTACGCGTCCTTCTTCCTGCCGGACCTCCAGCGCGAGCTGGTCCCGATGGACCGTGCGACCAGTGCGCGCCTGAGCGGCCCACTGTCGGTGCCCGGCGCGAACCCCTGGCTGGCCGGCGGCAGTGAACTTCCCCCGGCCACCCCCATAGGGCAGCTGGAGTGGGACCGGATGAACGTGATCTTCCCGGGGCGGGACACCGCGGAAGCCGAAACACAGAAGGGACAGGTCCAGTGA
- a CDS encoding aminotransferase class III-fold pyridoxal phosphate-dependent enzyme, which yields MTDRHDSADALRLQKALTAIRGLRTRVKELERDRSQPIAVVGMGCRLPSADGPDAYWDLLRSGGEGIGEIPSDRWDVAAYYDADPEAEGRMYCRRGGFLDDVAGFDAPFFGISPREAKRLDPQQRLLLEVTWEAIEDAGRDPKSLAGSATGVFVGISEAEYLQQMQNKGAHATEMYDVTGTALSVAGGRLSYHLGLRGPNIALDTACSSALVATHLAVASLRSGECDLALAGGVSLMLAPDAFVAFCKGSALAADGRCKTFDARADGYARGEGAGMVVLKRLADAVADGDRVHAVIRGTAVNQDGRTNGLTAPNGLAQQEVIRKALADAGLAPHDVGYVEAHGTGTQLGDPIEVDALGTVFRDRGAAGPLLIGAAKTNIGHLEAAAGVAGLIKAVQVLKHGEVPPNLNFEEPSPHIPWAELPVHVPVEARPWPAGTRAAGVSSFGFSGTNAHIVLEAAPEREPAADGPERPNHVLPLSARTPEALRELAGRYAEFLRREPAEPLADVAFSAASGRTAFPHRLVASAANGADAADLLSAFAEGRRARISTGHATHRPPVAFLFTGQGSQYAGMGRLLFDTHSGFRATLERCDAILREQGLLEAPLLDVLYPQPDGPGAGLIERTSHAQPAIFALEYALARLWQSWGVEPQVVIGHSTGEYAAACVAGFFSLEDGLKLVARRAALIEEATSGGATAAVFASPAEIAPVLEGFAGRVGVAGMNGPRETLVAGVADAVAEALALLKERGLDGRPLKIPHAPHSPMIEPVLAEFAKAAAGVTFTPPRIKMISNVTGGVVASVDADYWRRHMREPVRFSDGMAALAEEGPGALLEIGPQPVLQLLGRQSWTGPSVRWLSSLWEGRDDWKQLLHSVAELHASGVDIDWAAFEGPYPRRRVSVPTYPFQRTPHWFTQTEGTTVPQQPLGAAAVPAQATQATQAGRRERILADLRERISVGLEMRPEDVEPGSSLVDLGADSLLMVRLIQDITDLYGVVLTVGRLFDDLDTLEAIAGHLDAQVPAGHALPDDQPAPGPAPAAAPGAQAPPAEPLALAGAAPAPADLALTAGQDELGRLMAAQLKVMSQQLDVLARHGAAPAPATPAALPAPRQAQPAPKRTEAPAAPPRILTERQSAHLADLLTSYKKRTAGSLARAVDYRALRADTRMRSVRPETRSVSYPVIGERASGSHFWDIDGNEYIDIAMGVGVLLCGHDPDFVTEAVSDQLGLALQTGPISALSDEVAELVCEMTGMERLFFAVTGTDAVRGALRMAQAATGRSRFVMFSGSYHGQDDRVLALPDVLGDPTHSVPMAPGISPGAAQDPLILTYGAASALKAIEEHAHELAGVLVEPVQSRNPTLQPGEFLKELRALTTRVGVPLIFDEVITGFRVHPGGAQAHFGVRADLAAYGKVVGGGLPVSVVAGRAEFLDRVDGGDWVDGPGPDPDSEKTYIGSTFEMHPLAMASTRAILRHLREQGPELQRTLTARTTAMAERLNAFFEAQGVPIRVLHFASVFRFAWKGNASYAYQPLDIEVFHFHLLSRGIYIWEGRTCFLSTAHTDEDIDGIITAVEESIAAMRAGDFLPPAPDRAPRATALGEEQRELLALEREARDGEPSWTVPDDILLRGPLDLAALRRAVNTLVARHEALRTVFPAGGGAEIRPELTIPVDVVDLTAVPAQGQDEAVAQWWRQEMDKPFDLADGPLLRVAVLRLADDLHHLTLLTHHIVSDGWSVSVLVEEIAALYTAGRRGTDAALPEPLQHRDFVAWQERRRPDAEAQQAYWTERFGRGFPATLLPADHGRTEAPSHRGGRVSTTLEPELCEAVKKAGRAHKATLFMTLLAVYSLLTHRLTGQDDIVIGTPQANRPFKDSGSVVGYCAHFLPVRSELAPGTTVADHLRRTRDVVLAAFEHQEVPFARLREATGEATRPFPLPLRTVFNLDRDVPCPAFDGLDAEFRSVPTRFALVDFRLDGLESDGGVRLDFDYRTDLFDETTARAWSAYFRTLLEALVSDPEQPVDQLPAP from the coding sequence CTGGGACGTGGCGGCGTACTACGACGCCGACCCGGAGGCCGAGGGCCGGATGTACTGCCGCAGGGGCGGCTTCCTCGACGACGTCGCCGGATTCGACGCGCCCTTCTTCGGGATCTCGCCCCGCGAGGCCAAGCGCCTCGACCCGCAGCAGCGGCTGCTCCTCGAAGTGACGTGGGAGGCGATCGAGGACGCCGGGCGCGACCCGAAGTCCCTCGCGGGATCCGCCACGGGCGTGTTCGTCGGCATCTCGGAGGCCGAGTACCTCCAGCAGATGCAGAACAAGGGCGCGCACGCGACCGAGATGTACGACGTGACGGGCACCGCGCTGAGCGTGGCAGGCGGCCGGCTCTCCTACCACCTCGGTCTCCGCGGCCCCAACATCGCGCTGGACACGGCCTGTTCGTCGGCACTGGTCGCCACGCACCTGGCGGTCGCGAGCCTGCGCAGCGGCGAATGCGACCTGGCGCTGGCCGGCGGGGTGAGCCTGATGCTGGCGCCGGACGCCTTCGTCGCGTTCTGCAAGGGCTCGGCGCTCGCCGCCGACGGCCGGTGCAAGACGTTCGACGCCCGCGCCGACGGCTACGCGCGCGGCGAGGGCGCGGGTATGGTCGTACTGAAGCGCCTCGCCGACGCCGTCGCGGACGGCGACCGGGTCCACGCGGTCATCCGCGGCACGGCCGTCAACCAGGACGGCCGCACCAACGGTCTGACCGCGCCCAACGGCCTGGCGCAGCAGGAGGTCATCCGCAAGGCGCTGGCCGATGCCGGACTCGCGCCGCACGACGTCGGCTACGTGGAGGCGCACGGCACCGGCACCCAGCTGGGCGACCCCATCGAGGTGGACGCGCTGGGCACCGTCTTCCGCGACCGCGGCGCCGCGGGGCCGCTGCTGATCGGCGCCGCGAAGACCAACATCGGTCACCTGGAGGCCGCGGCGGGCGTCGCCGGCCTCATCAAGGCCGTGCAGGTCCTCAAGCACGGCGAGGTCCCGCCCAACCTCAACTTCGAGGAGCCTAGCCCGCACATCCCGTGGGCCGAGCTGCCCGTGCACGTCCCGGTCGAGGCCCGCCCGTGGCCGGCCGGCACCCGCGCCGCGGGCGTCAGCTCGTTCGGGTTCAGCGGCACCAACGCCCACATCGTGCTTGAGGCCGCCCCCGAGCGCGAGCCCGCCGCGGACGGGCCCGAGCGCCCGAACCACGTGCTGCCGCTGTCCGCGCGCACCCCCGAGGCGCTGCGCGAACTCGCCGGGCGGTACGCCGAGTTCCTGCGCCGGGAGCCGGCCGAACCGCTCGCCGACGTGGCGTTCAGCGCCGCGTCGGGGCGCACGGCCTTCCCGCACCGGCTGGTGGCGTCCGCCGCGAACGGCGCCGACGCGGCCGACCTGCTGTCCGCCTTCGCCGAAGGGCGCCGCGCCAGGATCTCGACCGGGCACGCCACCCACCGGCCGCCGGTCGCCTTCCTCTTCACCGGCCAGGGTTCCCAGTACGCGGGCATGGGGCGGCTCCTGTTCGACACGCACTCCGGGTTCCGCGCGACCCTGGAGCGCTGCGACGCGATCCTGCGCGAGCAGGGCCTCCTGGAGGCCCCGCTGCTCGACGTGCTGTACCCGCAGCCCGACGGGCCGGGGGCCGGCCTGATCGAGCGGACCTCGCACGCCCAGCCCGCCATCTTCGCGCTGGAGTACGCGCTGGCCCGGCTGTGGCAGTCGTGGGGCGTCGAGCCGCAGGTGGTCATCGGGCACAGCACCGGCGAGTACGCGGCCGCCTGCGTCGCGGGCTTCTTCTCCCTGGAGGACGGCCTGAAGCTGGTCGCCCGCCGGGCCGCGCTGATCGAGGAAGCGACCTCGGGCGGGGCCACCGCCGCCGTCTTCGCCTCGCCCGCCGAGATCGCCCCGGTGCTCGAAGGGTTCGCGGGCCGGGTCGGCGTCGCCGGGATGAACGGGCCGCGCGAGACCCTCGTCGCCGGGGTCGCCGACGCGGTCGCCGAAGCGCTGGCGCTGCTGAAGGAGCGCGGCCTCGACGGGCGGCCGCTCAAGATCCCGCACGCGCCGCACTCGCCCATGATCGAGCCGGTCCTCGCCGAGTTCGCCAAGGCCGCCGCGGGCGTCACGTTCACCCCGCCGCGCATCAAGATGATCTCCAACGTCACGGGCGGCGTCGTCGCGTCCGTGGACGCCGACTACTGGCGCCGTCACATGCGGGAGCCGGTGCGGTTCTCGGACGGCATGGCCGCGCTCGCCGAGGAGGGCCCCGGGGCCCTCCTGGAGATCGGTCCGCAGCCGGTGCTTCAACTCCTGGGCCGGCAGAGCTGGACCGGCCCTTCGGTGCGCTGGCTGTCCTCCCTGTGGGAGGGCCGCGACGACTGGAAGCAGCTGCTGCACAGTGTCGCCGAACTGCACGCGTCCGGCGTCGACATCGACTGGGCCGCCTTCGAGGGCCCCTACCCCCGGCGGCGGGTGTCGGTGCCGACCTACCCCTTCCAGCGCACGCCCCACTGGTTCACGCAGACAGAAGGAACGACGGTGCCTCAGCAACCCCTCGGCGCGGCGGCGGTTCCCGCGCAGGCCACGCAGGCCACGCAGGCCGGACGGCGGGAACGGATCCTCGCGGATCTGCGGGAGCGGATCAGCGTGGGCCTGGAGATGAGGCCCGAGGACGTCGAGCCCGGATCCAGCCTCGTCGACCTCGGTGCGGACTCGCTCCTGATGGTGCGGCTCATCCAGGACATCACCGACCTGTACGGGGTGGTGCTCACCGTCGGCCGGCTCTTCGACGACCTGGACACCCTGGAGGCCATCGCCGGGCACCTGGACGCCCAGGTGCCCGCGGGCCACGCGCTGCCCGACGACCAGCCGGCCCCCGGCCCGGCCCCCGCCGCGGCGCCCGGGGCGCAGGCCCCGCCGGCCGAGCCCCTGGCGCTGGCCGGAGCAGCCCCGGCCCCGGCGGACCTGGCGCTCACGGCCGGCCAGGACGAGCTCGGCCGGCTCATGGCGGCCCAGCTGAAGGTCATGTCCCAGCAGCTCGACGTCCTCGCACGGCACGGCGCCGCCCCGGCGCCCGCCACACCGGCCGCGCTGCCCGCCCCCCGTCAGGCGCAGCCCGCGCCGAAGCGCACCGAGGCGCCCGCCGCGCCCCCTCGCATTCTGACGGAACGTCAAAGTGCGCATCTGGCCGACCTGTTGACGTCGTACAAGAAGCGCACCGCGGGGTCCCTGGCCCGCGCGGTCGACTACCGGGCGCTGCGCGCCGACACCCGGATGCGGTCGGTGCGGCCCGAGACCCGCTCCGTCTCCTACCCGGTCATCGGCGAGCGGGCGAGCGGCTCCCACTTCTGGGACATCGACGGCAACGAGTACATCGACATCGCCATGGGCGTCGGTGTGCTGCTGTGCGGGCACGATCCCGACTTCGTCACCGAAGCCGTCTCCGACCAGCTGGGCCTGGCCCTCCAGACCGGTCCGATCTCCGCGCTCTCCGACGAAGTCGCCGAGCTGGTCTGCGAGATGACCGGCATGGAGCGCCTGTTCTTCGCCGTGACCGGCACCGACGCGGTACGCGGCGCGCTGCGCATGGCCCAGGCGGCCACCGGACGCTCCCGCTTCGTGATGTTCTCCGGGTCCTACCACGGCCAGGACGACCGGGTGCTCGCGCTGCCCGACGTGCTGGGCGACCCCACGCACTCCGTGCCGATGGCCCCCGGCATCTCGCCCGGCGCCGCCCAGGACCCGCTGATCCTCACCTACGGCGCCGCCTCCGCGCTGAAGGCCATCGAGGAGCACGCGCACGAACTGGCCGGCGTCCTGGTCGAGCCCGTGCAGAGCCGCAATCCCACGCTCCAGCCCGGGGAGTTCCTGAAGGAACTGCGCGCCCTGACCACCCGCGTCGGCGTCCCGCTGATCTTCGACGAGGTCATCACCGGTTTCCGGGTGCACCCGGGCGGCGCGCAGGCCCACTTCGGCGTACGGGCCGACCTCGCCGCGTACGGCAAGGTCGTCGGCGGCGGACTGCCGGTCAGTGTCGTGGCGGGACGGGCCGAGTTCCTGGACCGGGTGGACGGCGGCGACTGGGTGGACGGCCCGGGGCCCGACCCGGACAGCGAGAAGACGTACATCGGCTCCACCTTCGAAATGCACCCCCTGGCCATGGCCAGCACCCGCGCGATCCTGCGCCACCTGCGCGAGCAGGGGCCGGAGCTCCAGCGGACGCTGACCGCCCGCACCACCGCCATGGCCGAGAGGCTCAACGCGTTCTTCGAGGCCCAGGGCGTGCCGATCCGGGTGCTCCACTTCGCGTCCGTGTTCCGGTTCGCGTGGAAGGGCAACGCGAGCTACGCCTACCAGCCCCTCGACATCGAGGTGTTCCACTTCCACCTGCTGTCCCGGGGCATCTACATCTGGGAGGGCAGGACCTGCTTCCTGTCCACGGCGCACACCGACGAGGACATCGACGGCATCATCACCGCCGTCGAGGAATCGATCGCGGCCATGCGCGCCGGCGACTTCCTGCCCCCGGCCCCCGACCGGGCGCCCCGCGCCACGGCGCTCGGCGAGGAGCAGCGCGAACTGCTCGCGCTGGAAAGGGAAGCGAGGGACGGCGAGCCGTCCTGGACGGTCCCCGACGACATCCTGCTGCGAGGGCCGCTCGACCTGGCCGCACTGCGCCGCGCGGTGAACACGCTGGTCGCCCGGCACGAGGCGCTGCGCACGGTCTTCCCGGCCGGCGGCGGCGCCGAGATCAGGCCCGAGCTCACGATTCCCGTCGACGTCGTCGACCTCACCGCGGTGCCCGCGCAAGGTCAGGACGAGGCGGTCGCCCAGTGGTGGCGGCAGGAGATGGACAAGCCCTTCGACCTGGCCGATGGCCCGCTGCTGCGGGTCGCCGTCCTCAGGCTGGCCGACGACCTGCACCACCTGACGCTGCTGACCCACCACATCGTCTCGGACGGCTGGTCGGTGTCCGTCCTGGTCGAGGAGATCGCGGCGCTGTACACCGCCGGGCGCAGGGGCACCGACGCCGCCCTGCCCGAGCCGCTTCAGCACCGCGACTTCGTGGCGTGGCAGGAGCGGCGGCGCCCGGACGCCGAAGCGCAACAGGCCTACTGGACCGAGCGGTTCGGCCGGGGCTTCCCCGCCACCCTGCTCCCCGCCGACCACGGGCGCACCGAGGCGCCCTCGCACCGCGGCGGGCGCGTCTCCACCACCCTCGAACCCGAGCTGTGCGAGGCGGTGAAGAAGGCCGGGCGGGCCCACAAGGCGACCCTGTTCATGACTCTGCTGGCCGTATATAGTTTGCTCACCCATAGGCTGACCGGCCAGGACGACATCGTCATCGGTACGCCGCAGGCCAACCGCCCCTTCAAGGACAGCGGTTCGGTGGTGGGGTACTGCGCCCACTTCCTGCCGGTGCGCAGTGAACTCGCCCCCGGCACGACGGTGGCGGACCATCTGCGCAGGACCCGGGACGTGGTCCTGGCGGCCTTCGAACACCAGGAAGTCCCGTTCGCCAGGCTGCGCGAAGCCACCGGGGAAGCCACCCGGCCGTTCCCGCTCCCGCTGCGTACGGTCTTCAATCTGGACCGGGACGTGCCCTGCCCGGCCTTCGACGGCCTCGACGCCGAATTCCGTTCCGTACCGACCCGGTTCGCCCTCGTCGACTTCCGTCTCGACGGTCTTGAGTCCGACGGCGGCGTGCGGCTCGACTTCGACTACCGCACCGACCTGTTCGACGAGACGACCGCGCGGGCCTGGAGCGCCTACTTCAGGACCCTCCTCGAAGCCCTCGTCAGCGACCCCGAGCAGCCCGTCGACCAGCTGCCCGCTCCCTGA
- a CDS encoding isopenicillin N synthase family dioxygenase, whose product MNDHTTGDAFKEVPVIGIAPLVTPDPDPEALRETVEQIGQACRDVGFFYIKDHGVTPRESAELFQASRDFFALPLEEKLKIRLGITEQFRGFVPLGGEVTGGKTDWHECLDLQPESGRHAHTIAAAAAARSGDTHPLDDPGQWPPALPAFRETVMRAWDQLYGLSARIAAGMALSLGLDEHHFAPYHGVELSDLRMVHYPPYNETVGRAAPEDLPMEDVDHGFGAHVDYGFLAVLQQDAVGGLEVRNAEGAWIPAPHIPGTFLVNIGQMMQRWTNDHYRATWHRVQLPGAVDRYSIPFFFEPRYDAVIEPLDVCCDADNPPRYEACAFGPYVVDLFAKAYD is encoded by the coding sequence GTGAACGACCACACCACCGGGGATGCCTTCAAGGAGGTCCCCGTCATCGGCATCGCGCCGCTGGTGACCCCGGACCCGGACCCCGAGGCCCTGCGCGAGACCGTGGAACAGATCGGGCAGGCCTGTCGCGACGTCGGGTTCTTCTACATCAAGGACCACGGCGTCACCCCGCGGGAGAGCGCCGAACTGTTCCAGGCGTCACGGGACTTCTTCGCCCTCCCGCTGGAGGAGAAGCTGAAGATCCGGCTCGGCATCACCGAGCAGTTCCGCGGGTTCGTGCCGCTCGGCGGCGAGGTCACCGGCGGCAAGACCGACTGGCACGAGTGCCTCGACCTTCAGCCCGAGTCGGGGCGCCACGCCCACACCATCGCCGCTGCCGCCGCGGCCCGCAGCGGTGACACCCACCCGCTGGACGACCCGGGCCAGTGGCCCCCGGCGCTGCCCGCGTTCCGGGAGACGGTGATGCGCGCCTGGGACCAGCTGTACGGCCTGAGCGCCCGGATCGCCGCCGGAATGGCCCTCAGCCTGGGCCTGGACGAGCACCACTTCGCCCCGTACCACGGCGTGGAGCTGAGCGATCTGCGGATGGTGCACTACCCGCCGTACAACGAGACGGTCGGCAGGGCCGCCCCCGAGGACCTCCCCATGGAGGACGTCGACCACGGCTTCGGCGCCCACGTCGACTACGGGTTCCTCGCGGTGCTCCAGCAGGACGCGGTCGGCGGCCTCGAGGTGCGCAACGCCGAGGGCGCCTGGATCCCCGCCCCGCACATTCCCGGCACGTTCCTGGTCAACATCGGCCAGATGATGCAGCGTTGGACCAACGACCACTACCGCGCGACCTGGCACCGCGTACAGCTGCCCGGTGCCGTCGACCGCTACTCCATCCCCTTCTTCTTCGAACCGCGCTACGACGCCGTGATCGAGCCACTGGACGTGTGCTGCGACGCCGACAACCCGCCCCGCTACGAGGCCTGCGCGTTCGGCCCGTACGTGGTGGACCTGTTCGCGAAGGCCTATGACTGA
- a CDS encoding carbamoyltransferase family protein → MYILGINSVYHESSACLLKDGVVVAAAEEERFNRVKHGKEARADNPDELPMNAIEFCLDTAGIRPADVDHITCAADPDEIRDVLDSGLPSPWDSPAKQSEFLGNLPNIPKKFVELGFTGDFHWVAHHTAHGASTYFASSFQDAAVLVVDALGDDAFSTRFYHGKGDKLDCVQSVRYPASIGYLWELASVFLGFGVYDAAKVMGLAAYGDPQRFAEGFDKLAWTTDDGGFDMRHELLKFSDILYYPPSADTSGLESVLGVAPRRPDEPLQDVHHDIAAALQEKTNQLVLHMARHLHELTGSSRLCLAGGVALNCVTNQVAFEQGPFDELYVQPAAHDGGLSVGAALHVWNDVLGGGRAPEMRHAYWGPAYSDEQIEAELSSREGLVFERAADFEKDVAKLLSEGHVIGLFQGAMELGPRALGNRSIIGDPRRREMRDVLNHKVKHREYFRPLAPSVLSEAVPEWFEVAKETTAADYMLMAYPAKPDKYDRMGAVLHVDNTCRIQAVRADVNPRFHGIISEFAALTGVPMVLNTSFNDQEPIICSPADAVNTFMKTEIDYLVIGPYLVRKAAAEPRG, encoded by the coding sequence ATGTACATCCTTGGGATCAACTCGGTCTACCACGAGTCGTCGGCCTGTCTGCTCAAGGACGGAGTGGTGGTCGCAGCGGCGGAGGAAGAGCGGTTCAACCGGGTCAAGCACGGCAAGGAAGCCCGTGCCGACAACCCCGACGAACTGCCCATGAACGCCATCGAGTTCTGCCTCGATACCGCCGGCATCCGCCCCGCCGACGTCGACCACATCACCTGCGCGGCCGACCCGGACGAGATCAGGGACGTCCTGGACTCCGGGCTGCCCTCGCCCTGGGACAGCCCGGCCAAGCAGTCCGAGTTCCTCGGCAACTTGCCCAACATCCCGAAGAAGTTCGTCGAACTCGGCTTCACCGGGGACTTCCACTGGGTGGCCCACCACACCGCCCACGGCGCCTCCACGTACTTCGCCTCCTCCTTCCAGGACGCGGCGGTCCTGGTCGTGGACGCGCTGGGCGACGACGCCTTCTCGACGCGCTTCTACCACGGCAAGGGCGACAAGCTGGACTGCGTCCAGAGCGTCCGCTACCCGGCGTCCATCGGGTACCTGTGGGAGCTGGCCTCGGTCTTCCTCGGCTTCGGCGTGTACGACGCGGCGAAGGTGATGGGCCTGGCGGCCTACGGCGACCCGCAGCGCTTCGCCGAAGGGTTCGACAAGCTCGCGTGGACCACCGACGACGGTGGCTTCGACATGCGGCACGAGCTCCTGAAGTTCAGCGACATCCTGTACTACCCCCCGTCGGCCGACACCTCGGGTCTGGAGTCCGTCCTCGGCGTGGCCCCGCGCCGCCCCGACGAGCCGCTCCAGGACGTGCACCACGACATCGCGGCCGCACTCCAGGAGAAGACCAACCAGCTGGTCCTGCACATGGCGCGGCACCTGCACGAGCTGACCGGCTCCAGCAGGCTGTGCCTCGCGGGCGGTGTCGCCCTCAACTGCGTCACCAACCAGGTCGCCTTCGAGCAGGGCCCCTTCGACGAGCTGTACGTGCAGCCCGCCGCGCACGACGGCGGCCTGTCGGTCGGCGCCGCGCTCCACGTGTGGAACGACGTCCTCGGCGGCGGCCGCGCCCCCGAGATGCGGCACGCCTACTGGGGCCCCGCGTACTCCGACGAGCAGATCGAGGCCGAGCTCTCCAGCAGGGAGGGCCTGGTGTTCGAGCGGGCCGCCGACTTCGAGAAGGACGTCGCGAAGCTGCTCAGCGAGGGGCACGTCATCGGTCTGTTCCAGGGCGCGATGGAGCTCGGCCCCCGGGCGCTCGGCAACCGCAGCATCATCGGCGACCCCCGCCGGCGGGAGATGCGCGACGTGCTCAACCACAAGGTCAAGCACCGGGAGTATTTCCGCCCGCTGGCGCCGAGCGTGCTCAGCGAGGCGGTGCCGGAGTGGTTCGAGGTGGCCAAGGAGACCACCGCGGCCGACTACATGCTGATGGCCTACCCGGCGAAGCCCGACAAGTACGACCGCATGGGCGCCGTGCTGCACGTGGACAACACCTGCCGCATCCAGGCCGTGCGGGCCGATGTGAACCCGCGGTTCCACGGCATCATCAGCGAGTTCGCGGCGCTGACGGGCGTGCCCATGGTGCTCAACACCTCATTCAACGACCAGGAGCCGATCATCTGCTCCCCGGCGGATGCGGTGAACACCTTCATGAAGACCGAAATCGACTATCTGGTGATCGGCCCGTACCTGGTGCGCAAGGCGGCCGCGGAGCCACGGGGCTGA
- a CDS encoding glycine amidinotransferase: MQTSSIVNSWNEWDPLQEMVVGSADNANFEPTEPGSRPSIRNAPDTPFPTGPKSKKAIDLANEELQQLANLLESQGVTVRRPETHDFSAPIRTPDFEVENQYCAVCPRDVMITMGNEIIEATMSRRARYFEYQPYRKLVYEYWNADARVQWTTAPKPSMADGMYREEFWDWPLEKRHAQMHSHEFCINQDEVIFDAADMSRLGRDILVQESMTTNRAGIHWLKRHLEPRGFRVHPVHFPLDFFPSHIDCTFVPVRPGLILTNPDRPLREGEEKMFLDNDWELVEVPQPVLGNEDMPKYCQSSKWLSMNVLSISPTKVICEAEEKPLQDMLTNLGFEVFPTPFRNVFEYGGSLHCATWDVRREGTREDYFPNLTYQPLV; the protein is encoded by the coding sequence ATGCAGACATCGTCGATCGTCAATTCGTGGAACGAGTGGGACCCCCTGCAGGAGATGGTGGTCGGCTCCGCCGACAACGCCAACTTCGAGCCGACCGAGCCGGGCAGCCGCCCCTCGATCAGGAACGCCCCCGACACCCCCTTCCCGACCGGCCCGAAGTCCAAGAAGGCCATCGACCTCGCCAACGAGGAACTCCAGCAGCTCGCCAACCTGCTGGAGTCCCAGGGCGTCACCGTCCGCCGCCCCGAGACGCACGACTTCTCGGCCCCGATCCGCACCCCGGACTTCGAGGTCGAGAACCAGTACTGCGCGGTCTGCCCCCGCGACGTCATGATCACCATGGGCAACGAGATCATCGAGGCCACCATGTCGCGCCGGGCCCGGTACTTCGAGTACCAGCCCTACCGCAAGCTGGTGTACGAGTACTGGAACGCCGACGCCCGCGTCCAGTGGACGACCGCGCCCAAGCCGTCGATGGCCGACGGCATGTACCGCGAGGAGTTCTGGGACTGGCCGCTGGAGAAGCGGCACGCCCAGATGCACTCCCACGAGTTCTGCATCAACCAGGACGAAGTGATCTTCGACGCCGCGGACATGAGCCGGCTCGGCCGCGACATCCTGGTCCAGGAGTCCATGACCACCAACCGGGCCGGCATCCACTGGCTCAAGCGCCACCTGGAGCCCCGCGGCTTCCGCGTCCACCCGGTGCACTTCCCGCTGGACTTCTTCCCCTCGCACATCGACTGCACCTTCGTGCCGGTGCGTCCGGGCCTCATCCTCACCAATCCGGACCGTCCCCTGCGCGAGGGCGAGGAGAAGATGTTCCTCGACAACGACTGGGAACTGGTCGAGGTCCCGCAGCCCGTCCTCGGCAACGAGGACATGCCGAAGTACTGCCAGTCGTCCAAGTGGCTGTCCATGAACGTCCTCAGCATCTCCCCGACCAAGGTGATCTGCGAGGCCGAGGAGAAGCCCCTCCAGGACATGCTGACCAACCTCGGATTCGAGGTCTTCCCGACCCCGTTCCGCAACGTCTTCGAGTACGGCGGGTCCCTGCACTGCGCCACGTGGGACGTACGCCGCGAAGGCACCCGGGAGGACTACTTCCCGAACCTCACCTACCAGCCGCTGGTCTGA